The Setaria viridis chromosome 2, Setaria_viridis_v4.0, whole genome shotgun sequence DNA window atttctctcctcctccccctgcaGTCATATTTCTTTATGCAAGTTTTGTCTTTGAGCTTTGGATTTCAGTATTTTGGAAAATGGTATACAGCCAAAAGCAAGTGAAAAgattcagcaaaaaaaaaagttaggcATCAATAGAAACAGCAAAAAAAGGGGAAGAGAATTTGTTGGTCCTAATATTTTGTGGCATGCATGGGTTGGAAGAGAATAATGTGTGGTAATACTTGGGTTCATTAAATTCGGTCTAAGCAAACACCGACCCCTTGGAAGGAAGAACGTCGATACAAAGTTTACATCTACAAATTGTACGGAAGAGATGTATCCAGCTCATAATTAAGAAGAGCTGCAAACCATCGAGGATTAGCTGTTAAGTACTACTAGCGGGTACGAGATTAATGATTGGAAAGCCCAAGCTTTTTGTCCACGACATGCAGCCTTAATCCTTCTTGTTTATGGTAGGACGTAGTAGGAGCTGTAATGTTGTACCACAACACACTACAAGCAACGGAGCAATCAATTAAGCATGTCCCGGTGGTGTCCCCAGACCACCATCCATCTTAAGATGTTAAGAACTCGAGCATTTCAAAACCGTTTTGCTACAAACATGATCAGAATTTTCAGAATGAAAAAGAGAGAGGGATCAAAAATTCCGAAAAACCGTCATCTCCAACACAGGGACCGCAGGCTGCTGCAAGAAGCACCCCAACCACAGTAACTCCGTACACGGTTAGTGAGAACAAAAACAAGCGACGACGAAGGAAAGCCTTTGCGGTGCCGTGATCCACGCTTCCCTGCCTTTGGCATCACACACAATCACATGATcgaggatgaagatgaagaagagccTGAGCGAGAGCCAAAAGCCCGCATTAACGCCACAAAGGGATGAAAAGGTAACCTGGCTTTTGCCCCGGAAATCTGCTCCGTCCCGGCTCAGGGGTCGAAAAAACGCTAGGAAACGGCCGTCCCCACGCCGAGCGAGAACGCTAGCGTCGAAACGGAACCGGCGCAGGGGTTCGTCTTGTTGCCATGCGCCTTCCTGGTGATATCTCTGCAGGATGACCGTGAGCCCGTGACGTCAGCGACCTAGACGCTATATACCGCTACACACGcctcaagtaaaaaaaaaattttgCTATGGTAAACGATGCCTTTTATGTATTTCGAAAGGAAAATGATGCTATGTGTATAGAgaatgttttgattttttcacTGCAATTGTGAAAATTTGGCCGTCTTTTGCATGCAGTTAACTTGCCCACCGCGTCGATTCAACCTACTATTTTTAGCGGCCTGTTGGCAGATTCCGTGTTACACAAACGCCAAAGACCGACGGGCTCCGCCAACAGCAATTGCCATCTCATGCATGCCAACCCCCAATAATACACATCTTGTGCTGCATGTGGGGCCAGCTGGGACGTTGGCGATTGGACCAGACTGCCCCTGCCCAAGGATACTGGTCACTGAATGTTGTACGCCTGATGGTGTCCTGCTCTTTTATTTCGTTTCGCAGTCTAGCTGCCAAAATAATTCGACGTGGAAAACAGAATGCTTTTATTTTGAGTTGTAGGTGCCAACACAGTTTACTAGTACAACTACACCTGATAAAAAAAAGAGATTGATTTTGGGTCCAACTACACTTGCTTTCCTTTGATAGCTTCAGTAGCCTAAAAATATTAAAGTATTATTTACTTTCTTTGAGGGGGACTCAATATTTAATTAGCTTGTAAGCCATGAAATGTAGATAATGAAAATACATCAAGTGGCTCAACTTGAAGCTCCCGTTTTGGATCCATCACTTCACTGTGGGTTGCTCGTTGCTTCTCTAGCACTCTCTTGGAGGCCCCAGTCTCCTACTGGTTTGTAACTTTGTGCTCAATTTCACAGATACGAAAATGACATGTACATTGCACTTTAGATGATACGATAGTAACAGTAGAAAAGGAAGTGTACCAAGTTGTGTGCGTCTTTTGAAATTATGATGCTTGTGTGTATAATCTATTGCTAGTCGTGTAAGTTAAACATCCTGCAAATCCCATTATTAGTCTCAACAAAGCCCTGATCGTAGGGGATTTCTTTGCTAATCTTTTAGCACAAAATAAGCCTACAAAGACAAAGAGATGAATTATTGCCTCTGCTTTCAAGTCGCCATCAAAATATAATGGGTCGATATGCATGAATATTTCTATTAATCATTCCTAACGTGTGTTTTTATCTTGTAGAAATGACATCGTTCTAGAACAACCCGTACATCATTTAGCTCAGTTAATCTTGCAACTCACTGCTAATAATACGGATCAAGCCAACCATGGGCCATGGCATGTCAAAGTCACATGATCCCAAAATCCCGTGGTGACCTACAACATGCAAGCAACAATGTGACAAGACATTGTCATGGTGTATATGGTGTGATAGCAATGGAGGAAATTGCGTGGGATGCACTTGCATGAGCACTCTAATAACACTATTTAACTTTAACACTTTGGTAGAAGAAATACCGTGCCAACTATTATTATTTGTAGCAATATTGAGTAATGTCATAAATAAGATGCATTAGGTCCTAGATACCTATTCGTATGTATTCATTGACTCGTTATATAGTTTCATGTATCCGGAGTTCCAGACCGAAGCCTGCAAAACTATTGATCCTTATGACGAAGATGGTAGTGTGACAAAGTCATAAAGATAAAATAGAGCAAACGAACAAATCAATCCGAACGTCACACGTAGACACACAGATGGTGCGATACTAGTTATCCAAAATAAAACATGTAACTTATCTGATAGAGTAACGCATAACACTTAGAACCGAACTTCAACCAACATTTGATTCGATGAAAAACTACTTTATTTATCATCAGAGTCCGTACATCATTAGAGTCCGTACACCATCAGAGTTCGTACGTTAACGTAACAAAGTGACATAAACAAAATACAGCAAAGGAATGAGCCAATCCTAGCCCCATGCGCAGAAGCCGCCAATGATTCATTACCGGTTATTTGAGCGAAACGCCTAATTTGCCCGATTCGAAACCGAAACTTTAGCAACCAACCGTTCCAACGTGCAAATTTGTTTCCACCCGTAAACAGCATTGCACACATGAAAGCCACCCAACCACATTTCTTtaggaaatgaaggaaaaaccCCTAGAACCAATTTCCTTCCCAAATTTCTCACCATATCAGCCAGGGGCAAAACTGTCATTCGATCCCAAGTAACAACCCCAACGAAAAATCTGGTTAAAACCAAAACCATTTCTGTCAGGGCGTCACAATTTCCAGGCTGAGTTTGTTTTGCCTTTTCTTCCACAGTTTCAAATCCCCCATTCTCCTCCCTTAAAACCTCCCCCTCCTCGTTgtcctcccctccgcctccgccctcgcctccacccccaccccatcccctcgccgccgccgcgcgggacCCCTCCCATGGCAAAGCTCCCGCCTCTAccctcgccgctcgccgctctCCCGATCCTgtgcctcctcctgctcgccgcgccgctgcccgcGCTCTCCCGCGACGCGCCCAGGGACGCCGTCTCCGGCGCCCCCCGCGCCGGCAGTACGATACACCAGCTCCTGAAGGATCACGGCCTCCCCGGCGGCCTGCTCCCGCGGGGCGTCAAGTCATACACCCTGGACGAGTCCAGCGGCCTGCTGGAGGCGCGGCTGTCGGCGCCTTGCTACGCCAAGTACGACAACGGCGACCTCGCCTACTTCGACAACGTGGTGCGCGGCAACCTCAGCAAGGGCGCGCTTCGCGGCGTGGAGGGCCTCTCCCAGGAGGAGCTATTCGTGTGGCTCCCCGTCAAGGGCATCCTCGTCGCGGGCGAGCAGCCCGGGGTCATCGTCTTCGACATCGGGTACGCGCACAAGAGCCTCTCGAGGTCGCTCTTCGAGGACCCGCCGGAGTGCaagccgtcggccgccgccgggatgagcgccgccgccgccgccgccaggtgGAAGGACAGGAAAGGTGAGATTCTGGCACGCCTCTCCTGTTTCAGATTTGTTCGTGGCAAGGCTCCCTTCTCGATTTGTTaggaacctcttcctctcttgGCCGGTAGGTAGGTGGTTTGTTTCGTCGTTCCCGTTCCGATGTCTACTCGATGGAATTCTATCCCAAGATTCCATCCACTCGCGTCTGAAGGTTTTAGTCGAATTCATCGAATTTAACCTCTGATTCGATCTTCAGTTCGCCCGATTGGATTCCGAATCGGTTATAAATCTCAGCCAGGTCGGTGAGATGCAGCTGCAAGCCTTGGATTCCGCGAGCTGATTAGAGTTTTAAAAATGTGCAAAATTGTTTCGCGTTTCTCGGATCAGTGGGCGTCAGTTACAAGTTGGCGAGTGGGCGGTTCTTTCTTGAGTGGATTCGgtgagggagggggagagatgGAAAGATTGAAATTTGATGGCGTCTTGGAGTTGGAAGCTTGTGGAAGATTAATTCTCGCCGTGGGGGTGGGGGAGATCGATTAATGGCTTCAGTTACAGCTGAATTTCAGGGCATTAACTCTGCAGGAAACTCCGTTCATCTGGTGTTTTGCAAAATCAAAACCATAGCTTCAGTGGAGTTCAGAGCCCTTCAGGAGCATTTATTAGCATTTTTTAGTACTACATAGTATTTACCACGGCTACTTCAACATTGATAAAATTCGGTCATTCTGGGTCTAGTCACAAGTGTTCGAATCAGCCAAGTTTCGTATGGTGGATTAGAGCTCGGAAATTACATTTACCTAATGTTTTTGCGATTGTCTGTTGCCATCAGATTCAGGTGCAAGAGCCCTTGCTTATGCTCTTGGTCAGATCACTTGTAGATAAAAGGTGGCGACTTTGAGTTCGTTGGTGAACTACAATTTGATAATTGCGATGATGTTAGGGTCAAGTTGCTTGTATGCTCCACAGGTGTCAAGAGGAGTATAGTAAGCATTAGATGCTTGCACTCCTAGCCTTCTCTGCTTTTGAAGCAAAGATTTTTGCCTGATACAGGCTTTTGTCTATCTATCAATCTCATTAAGAATccaattttttgtttctccTAAACCCTTCTTTTCCGAGTTTGTTAGGGGCAGGGCTGTTGCTTTTGGACGCACTCCTCCTTTGCAGATTGTTATCTTTCCATGTTAGAATGTGTGTCTCGTCTCATCACATGTCTCCTTCTGTGGCTTCtttccctgctgctgctgcctccatTGGAAAATGGAAAGCTGGCGCAGGGAACACGAACGCTGCAAGAACACACATCTCCATTACTTGGAAAGGGTGGAACAGTGGATGGTGTCATGAGCTCACTTTGTTTCCCCCGTTGGCTAAGCTTCACATGATTGATGTGAACCCTAAAGGCCTAAACTGTGCCTCAAACTCCgtaggaaaagaaaaactaatAGCTGTTCTGGTTCTTTCTACAGTTCTAGTTCCGCTTCGCGAATGTTTTTAGTTCCTTATTTACTTATTCAACAACAAGAGGGGTCTAGGTCTAAACAAAGCTGCTTGTTTTGCAGGTGTTCCTCACCTGAGGTTGAGGAGAGAGGTAGCTGGAGACGGCCAGCAGCTCCAGGAGCAGAGGTGAGGACTGATGAGTGATAGAGCGTGTGCTGCCTGAGAGAGACAAAGAACACCGAGGCAATGCCGAGCCAGTTTTCCCCTTTGTAAAATCCAGTGGTGTGTGAGAGAGAGTGCTGCTGATGCTGCAACAAAAACAACAACTGCAACTACCTGCAGAGGTTGGAATGTATCTACTAAGGCAGATGTGGGTACTTTTTTTGCAGTTCTTTTCTCGTTTCCTTTTTTGCCCTCTCCTCTTGTCCATGCACCTGTGTGATATTAAGTTTCAGTCATGTGTTGCAAGcaagcaaggaaaaaaaataaaaacagagaACAAGGAAAAAATAGTAGTTGGCTGAGAAGTGCCGTGCCGCCAATTGGTGGCTGTTCCGGTCTGGTCTTTGAGATTCTTCTCCCCCCCCCAAGGGAGAATGGAAATTCTTTGGTGAGTTGGTGGTGTGTGTGCCAGCTCAGCATGGAGTGAGCTGGGCACAGCCCATCCCCCATGTGAGCTTGTGTTGGCTGGTGGTTGGTTGAGTGCTCCTCCTGCCCctgggatggatggatggatgagtACATGCACAATCATACAATATATACTCCTACAATGATTCATTCAGCTAATAGGTTAGGTTAGGCCATAGGGCTTGCATCGTACataatacatatacatataaatatataaagaatTTTATTATGTATGGTTTCCTTCCATGTCTcatggggtgtttggttccctttgcttatttttagcaagtgtcacatcaaatgtttagatactaattaggagtattaaacgtagactatttacaaaacctattacataagtggaggctaaacggcgagacgaatctattaagcctaattaatccatcattagcaaatatttactgtagcaacacattatcaaattatggactaattaggtttaatagattcgtctcgccgtttagcctccgcttatgtaatgggttttgtaaatagtctacgtttaatactcctaattagtatctaaacatcaaTGTGAccgatgctaaaaataagcagccggaaaccaaaccaggcctcagTTATGTGGTGTGCAAGTCTTGATGAAGGTATCCATCTGCCTACCTGTCGATCAGTCCATCAAGTGGCGGTATTCCCTTCAGTCGTGGAAAAGGGGATTATTCAGCGTGCTCCCTCGCCCAAGCCTCCTCCCCATCCATCCCCTCGCGTATGGCGTAGTAGGCATGAtaggagggggaggggctggATGTGTGGAAAGGGATGtgaattttgttttgttttccttgtCCGTTGTCCCCCCTCACTGGCTTCTCACTCACCCCCATGTTCTCCTCCTCGCTTTTAATTGATCTTGATCTTGAAATATCGGTCTCGCTCGGTCGATTGCGTCATGGCTAGAcgaaaggaggaaaaagaaaaatatctcGTTTTGCGTCCGTATGGACTCTAGAAAATTCATTATTATTaattaaagaaagaaaaggcgACCGCATCGCTTCTTTGACAAGGTAAGCACTCGTCGTGAATTTTTTGTTTTCGCTAGATGGATCTCGTCTTTCGGTGCTTTGATTGCCTGACCGTAGCCACGGAAAAGCAGGGTCGTCCTAGGATAGGATCTCTGTTGCTCCTCTGCAGCAGCAGAACCTTCTGTTCTGTGCACGCATGCGTCAGCAGCCGGCTCAAGAAAGTGCGTGAGAAAACAACGCTGGATCGCGCATGCAGATGCGCGGCTGCTGCAACGCGCACCGTCCGTAATCCTCTGCCAACCGCGACCCAATCCGCTGCCGCAGCCGTCACCTCGATGTGCCCGGGAAAGCAATCACCACGCGTAGTTATCAGTTTGCCCAGTCATGGCGCGAGCAAGGTTACCACATTTGCAGCGCCGCCGCAGggggtttgtttgtttgttttcctAGACAATGTCAAGTGGGATGGATGGCCTGAATGCCTGAACGCCTGATGGTGGTAGCATAGCATGAGCATAACCCTGGCTGAGCGTTTTGTTTGTTGCCCTTGGGTttgttcacttcagcttattcagtcagCTTATCAATcaccaaataatatttttctctcacaacaaatcagtcgtttcagcttttcagctaacttataagctaaagcgagcagactctttttttttatacgGCGCGCAAGGAAGGGGAAGGCAGAAGGCTAGCTCCTCCCCTGGCCTAATGGCACGCGCGTAGGCGCACTAAATAATTCtgcccgccgctgctgccggcggACCGCATCATGGCCTAGGGACCCCGGACCGAACCAGGCGCAGAGGCCCCCGTCCAGGACAAGCGCCGCGCTCCCGGCGTAACTTGGCGTAGCATAGGAATGCCAAAAAGGGCTCGGCCGAATGATTCAGATCTCCCTCAAAGTCTCAACctgggggccgccgccgcctcccggctCTGCCACGGCGCCACCATGTCCACGCCTGATCCCTGTCAACTTGCAACGGATTTCCCAGGCCATCCGTATAATGCGTGGTCAGtttagatttttatttttatcttaCCCGCATAAAAAGTTAAGATATTTTTAGCTCTCTTTTTGACTGACTGCACGAGTGTATATTGTGGCTGGTATTTCGATAATACTAGTAATATGGCCTTTTTTTACGGTGGTCGAGGTGGCAGCAAACCACCATGGTGGCGTACGTGCCTCGGACCAAAAGTGCCCCCCGGCGAAGCTAAAGTGTCCCCAGCGAAGCTATAGGGAGACGAGGCGCATGATGCCATCGCACATCAGGGCACGGCAACGCGCAGGGGCGGTGGAGCCCCCGGGCGGGGAAACCATCCAAAAGCCTCGGCATCGCACGGCACAACGACCGCACCACAGCGAAAACTAATGCATGTACGCCGCCTGGCTCAGCGCCCGGGCGCTACCCAACCAACCAAGAACCATCCCAACCCTGTGCTA harbors:
- the LOC117845396 gene encoding uncharacterized protein At5g01610; this encodes MAKLPPLPSPLAALPILCLLLLAAPLPALSRDAPRDAVSGAPRAGSTIHQLLKDHGLPGGLLPRGVKSYTLDESSGLLEARLSAPCYAKYDNGDLAYFDNVVRGNLSKGALRGVEGLSQEELFVWLPVKGILVAGEQPGVIVFDIGYAHKSLSRSLFEDPPECKPSAAAGMSAAAAAARWKDRKGVPHLRLRREVAGDGQQLQEQR